A window of the Saccharomyces eubayanus strain FM1318 chromosome II, whole genome shotgun sequence genome harbors these coding sequences:
- the AAR2 gene encoding U5 snRNP complex subunit AAR2, giving the protein MNSVPFTSVPVEVTIGIDQYSFNVEANQPFQGIKDIPIDHVHVIHFQHADDSGMRYGYWFDGKTGNYYIQYDFNDGIYKMVEEQNHSKFENIVRDYKERQMMVSYPRIDEDDTWYNLTEFVRMDKIRELIRQGENKFSYVDSSMTTLQENELLKSSLQRAGSTMESENEYESSRCFDYTVAKFKSREAIRPGHEMEDFLDKSYYFNAVVLEGAFQNSSNAYFGELQFAFLNAMFFGNYGSSLQWHAMVELICSSSSVPNKMLKKLDHLLYFQIKTLPEQYSDILLNERVWNTCLYSSFQKENLLTTKGIMEKKYPHLVGKDDEDELISNDSEEDFEEDPDEDDEYKPTIAGGVYYQK; this is encoded by the coding sequence ATGAATAGCGTACCATTTACATCTGTTCCCGTTGAAGTTACTATTGGTATCGACCAATATTCTTTCAATGTAGAGGCAAATCAACCATTCCAGGGAATTAAGGATATTCCCATTGACCACGTCCACGTCATTCATTTCCAACATGCGGATGATTCCGGTATGAGGTATGGTTACTGGTTTGACGGTAAAACGGGAAACTACTACATTCAATACGATTTCAATGATGGTATTTACAAAATGGTGGaagaacagaatcattCAAAGTTCGAAAATATTGTTCGCGATTACAAAGAACGGCAAATGATGGTTTCGTATCCCAGAattgacgaagatgatacCTGGTATAATCTAACCGAGTTTGTGCGAATGGATAAAATCCGAGAGTTAATAAGGCAAGGTGAAAATAAGTTCTCTTACGTTGATTCTTCAATGACTACTTTGcaagaaaatgaacttCTAAAATCCAGCTTGCAGAGAGCTGGTTCCACAATGGAAAGTGAGAATGAATATGAATCTTCCCGTTGCTTTGATTACACGGTGGCTAAGTTTAAGTCCAGAGAAGCTATAAGACCAGGTCATGAAATGGAGGATTTCTTGGATAAATCCTATTATTTCAATGCCGTGGTACTCGAAGGAGCGTTCCAAAATTCGTCTAACGCGTATTTTGGAGAGTTGCAATTTGCGTTCTTAAACGCTAtgttttttggaaattacGGGTCAAGTCTACAATGGCATGCAATGGTTGAACTCATATGTTCAAGCTCATCAGTGCCCAATAAAATGCTTAAAAAACTAGACCATCTCTTGTATTTCCAGATAAAGACCTTGCCAGAGCAGTATTCAGATATCTTGTTGAATGAACGCGTGTGGAATACTTGTCTATATTcctctttccaaaaagaaaatttgcTAACCACGAAAGGtataatggaaaagaaatatcctCATCTAGTTGGTaaagatgacgaagatgaacTTATTTCCAACgattctgaagaagattttgaagaagatcctgatgaagatgacgaatACAAACCTACCATTGCCGGTGGTGTTTATTATCAGAAGTGA
- the RPS8A gene encoding 40S ribosomal protein eS8, translating into MGISRDSRHKRSATGAKRAQFRKKRKFELGRQPANTKIGAKRIHSVRTRGGNKKYRALRIETGNFSWASEGISKKTRIAGVVYHPSNNELVRTNTLTKAAVVQIDATPFKQWFEAHYGQTLGKKKNSKEEETVVKTKNAERKWAARAASAKIESSVESQFSAGRLYACISSRPGQSGRCDGYILEGEELAFYLRRLTAKK; encoded by the coding sequence ATGGGTATTTCTCGTGATTCTCGTCACAAAAGATCCGCTACCGGTGCCAAGCGTGCTCAATTcagaaagaagagaaagttTGAATTGGGTCGTCAACCAGCCAACACCAAGATCGGTGCTAAGAGAATTCACTCTGTTAGAACTAGAGGTGGTAACAAGAAATACAGAGCTTTGAGAATCGAAACCGGTAACTTCTCTTGGGCTTCCGAAGGTATCTCCAAGAAGACCAGAATCGCTGGTGTCGTTTACCATCCATCGAACAATGAATTGGTCAGAACCAACACTTTGACCAAGGCTGCCGTTGTTCAAATTGATGCTACTCCATTCAAGCAATGGTTCGAAGCTCATTACGGCCAAACCTTGggtaagaagaagaactccaaggaagaagaaactgttGTCAAGACCAAGAACGCTGAAAGAAAGTGGGCTGCTAGAGCTGCTTCTGCCAAGATCGAATCTTCTGTTGAATCTCAATTCAGTGCTGGTAGATTATACGCTTGTATCTCTTCAAGACCAGGCCAATCCGGTAGATGTGATGGTTACATCTTGGAAGGTGAAGAATTAGCTTTCTACCTAAGAAGATTGACTGCTAAGAAATAG
- the KTI11 gene encoding Kti11p has protein sequence MSTYDEIEIEDMTFEPENQMFTYPCPCGDRFQIYLDDLFDGEKIAVCPSCSLMIDVVFEKEDLAEYYEEAGIQPPEPIAVAA, from the coding sequence ATGTCGACGTATGACGAGATCGAAATTGAGGATATGACCTTTGAGCCGGAAAATCAAATGTTCACGTACCCCTGTCCCTGTGGAGACAGGTTCCAAATATACCTGGACGACCTGTTTGATGGTGAAAAAATAGCTGTTTGCCCTAGTTGCTCGCTGATGATTGACgtcgtttttgaaaaggaagaccTGGCTGAGTACTACGAAGAAGCTGGTATACAACCCCCTGAACCCATTGCTGTTGCCGCTTAA
- the AST1 gene encoding Ast1p, with the protein MAKNILANQDPKLQAMIVEHTAPAPKEIPIDLPVLKRVARPLRHVKFIPVKSLAFHSKTGPMEFSYEKKIKTPIPKNKIVVRVSNVGLNPVDMKIRNGYTSALYGEIGLGREYSGVVTEVGENLNYAWHVGDEVYGIYYHPHLAVGCLQSSILVDPKVDPVLLRPDSITAEEAAGSLYCLATAYNILNKLSKNKYLKPESNILINGGTSSVGMFAIQLLKHHYKVQKKLVIVTSANGPQVLKKNFPDLADEMIFIDYLTCRGKASKPLRKMLEEKKISQFDSVTDAETILTYNEGKFDIVLDFIGGYDILSHSSSLIHGGGAYVTTVGDYVANYKEDIFDSWDNPSANARKMFGSIIWSYNYSHYYFDPNAKTSSPSNDWIEQCGDFLKNGTVKCVIDKTFDWKDHKEAFSYMATQRAQGKLIMNVEKF; encoded by the coding sequence ATGGCCAAAAATATTCTAGCGAACCAGGACCCTAAGCTGCAGGCGATGATTGTGGAACACACAGCGCCTGCTCCCAAGGAAATACCCATAGACCTGccagttttgaaaagagttGCTAGACCGCTGAGACATGTCAAGTTCATTCCAGTCAAGTCGCTTGCTTTCCATTCCAAAACAGGTCCTATGGAGTTTTcatatgaaaagaagatcaaAACTCCTATCcctaaaaacaaaattgtAGTTCGAGTCAGTAACGTGGGCTTGAACCCTGTAGACATGAAAATCCGAAACGGTTACACATCTGCCCTCTACGGTGAGATTGGTTTGGGGCGCGAATACAGCGGTGTCGTCACTGAAGTGGGGGAGAACTTGAATTATGCTTGGCATGTGGGCGATGAGGTGTATGGTATATACTATCACCCACATTTAGCCGTGGGCTGTTTGCAGAGTTCCATCTTGGTCGATCCGAAAGTGGATCCGGTCTTGTTGAGACCCGATTCCATCACCGCCGAAGAAGCCGCTGGATCGCTATACTGTCTGGCAACCGCGTACAACATCCTAAACAAACTGTCCAAGAACAAGTATCTGAAACCAGAGTCGAACATCCTAATCAATGGTGGGACTTCGTCAGTCGGGATGTTTGCCATTCAATTACTGAAACATCATTACAAAGTGCAGAAAAAACTGGTTATTGTAACATCGGCCAATGGACCTCAggtcttgaagaagaattttcCTGATTTGGCTGATGAAATGATTTTTATCGATTACTTAACCTGCAGAGGTAAAGCCAGTAAACCATTAAGAAAAAtgcttgaagaaaagaagatctCCCAGTTCGATTCAGTGACAGATGCAGAAACCATACTCACATATAATGAGGGTAAGTTCGATATCGTACTTGACTTCATCGGCGGTTACGATATTTTGAGTCATTCCAGCTCGCTGATTCATGGTGGCGGTGCATACGTTACCACCGTAGGCGACTACGTTGCCAATTACAAAGAAgacatttttgattcatgGGACAATCCAAGTGCCAATGCTAGAAAAATGTTTGGTTCTATCATCTGGTCATACAATTACTCACACTACTATTTTGATCCAAATGCAAAGACTTCTTCCCCCAGCAACGATTGGATTGAACAATGTGGcgattttttaaagaatgGTACTGTCAAATGTGTCATCGATAAGACGTTCGATTGGAAAGACCATAAAGAAGCATTTTCCTACATGGCCACCCAGCGTGCTCAAGGAAAGTTGATTATGAACGTCGAAAAGTTTTAG
- the PRS4 gene encoding ribose phosphate diphosphokinase subunit PRS4, protein MNSESREDTAINSIKLLAGNSHPDLAELISKRLGIPLSKVGVYQYSNKETSVTIGESLRDEDVYIIQTGIGEQEINDFLMELLILIHACKIASARKITTVIPNFPYARQDKKDKSRSPITAKLIANLLQTAGSDHVITMDLHASQIQGFFNIPVDNLYAEPSVLNYIRTKTDFDNAILVSPDAGGAKRVAALADKLDLNFALIHKERQKANEVSKMVLVGDVTNKSCLLVDDMADTCGTLVKACDTLLEHGAKEVIAIVTHGIFSGSAREKLRNSRLSRIVCTNTVPVDLDLPIADQIDISPTFAEAIRRLHNGESVSYLFTHAPI, encoded by the coding sequence ATGAACTCCGAGTCTAGAGAGGATACGGCTATTAATAGCATCAAGTTATTGGCAGGGAACTCTCATCCTGATTTAGCTGAACTCATATCAAAAAGACTGGGTATCCCACTTTCCAAAGTCGGTGTGTACCAGTATTCCAATAAAGAAACTTCTGTCACCATAGGTGAAAGTCTCCGTGACGAAGATGTCTACATTATCCAAACTGGGATAGGCGAACAAGAGATCAACGATTTCTTGATGGAACTATTGATTCTAATTCATGCTTGCAAAATTGCATCTGCAAGAAAAATCACCACTGTCATACCTAACTTCCCATATGCAAGACAAGACAAAAAGGATAAATCCCGTTCTCCAATCACAGCAAAACTAATTGCTAATCTGTTGCAAACTGCTGGCTCCGATCACGTTATCACCATGGACCTTCATGCCTCTCAAATTCAAGGGTTTTTCAACATTCCAGTTGATAACCTATATGCAGAACCAAGTGTTTTGAATTATATTAGAACAAAAACTGATTTCGATAATGCCATTTTGGTGTCACCTGATGCAGGAGGTGCTAAGAGAGTGGCAGCTTTGGCTGACAAAttagatttgaattttgcGTTGATTCATAAAGAAAGACAAAAGGCAAATGAAGTCTCAAAAATGGTGCTTGTCGGTGACGTCACCAATAAATCATGTTTATTGGTTGACGATATGGCTGACACTTGCGGTACGTTGGTAAAAGCTTGTGACACTTTGTTGGAACATGGCGCCAAGGAAGTCATAGCCATTGTTACGCATGGTATATTCTCTGGTTCTgcaagagaaaaattaagaaaCAGCAGGCTATCCAGGATTGTTTGTACGAATACCGTTCCAGTGGATTTAGATTTACCGATTGCTGATCAAATTGATATCAGTCCAACTTTCGCTGAAGCTATAAGAAGATTACATAACGGTGAATCTGTATCCTATTTGTTCACTCATGCTCCAATATAG
- the UBP13 gene encoding ubiquitin-specific protease UBP13, producing MIRRWFTISKSGKKKKDTSDTITEEVEKNDFKPVSYDVNDETCDSTPSDNPSNTQLAPNLDIKETFSNEDNNLQLSSGLECNSETCNHENGSYSQDEIFNLSMAKTTTTCGEVIVEESEPPILATIASESMPYGDGSNKVFGYENFGNTCYCNSVLQCLYNLSSLRENILQFPEKPRESIQSRKHDMKGNKPRIFTEASFEKSVVNTNGHVPNSRSQSTDEGKPTPMNSISSNATGHSEKKSKFFKNFGGKHAQDNYKKEGSTASLPVPKPFSGLQDAPPLIVETPNEPGAPSRMSSENVTDRPPDDPRNIIVGRTFTNENFSRGSSNSNNLDPKGESNNSLLYPLDKRDTRRSSSSSQISPEYRKKSALIHGPIVNVDHSLNESGKATLYSSLRDIFECITENTYLTGVVSPSSFVDVLKRENVLFNTTMHQDAHEFFNFLLNELSEYIERENQNMANSNSINNSCGLNKTANFINDLFQGTLTNQIKCLTCDNITSRDEPFLDFPIEVQGDEETDIQEILKSYHQREMLNGSNKFYCDECCGLQEAERLVGLKQLPDTLALHLKRFKYSEKQNCNIKLFNNIRYPLTLNVCSSIDSEVCQKYQLAGIVVHMGGGPQHGHYVSLCKHEKFGWLLFDDETVEAVKEETVLEFTGESPNMATAYVLFYKAMHLDAFNKNGSVNISNEHEENINDLIKYDDWLRVSYDNQKKKEEVITPEEVDTALDDSCVSTTPVKHSRKKSRMFSFRKS from the coding sequence ATGATCAGAAGATGGTTTACGATAAGCAAGTcgggaaagaaaaagaaagacacCAGTGATACAATTACAGAAGAAGTAGAAAAGAATGATTTTAAGCCAGTGAGCTACGATGTAAATGATGAAACATGTGACAGTACGCCCTCTGACAACCCCTCCAATACCCAACTTGCCCCTAATCTGGACATAAAAGAgacattttcaaatgaagataataaTTTGCAGCTTTCCTCCGGATTAGAGTGTAATTCCGAAACATGTAACCATGAGAATGGGAGTTACAGCCAGGACgaaatttttaatttgtCGATGGCAAAGACTACGACTACATGCGGAGAAGTCATCGTGGAAGAAAGCGAACCACCTATATTGGCTACAATAGCATCCGAATCAATGCCCTATGGAGACGGCTCCAATAAGGTATTTGGATATGAGAATTTTGGTAACACATGTTATTGTAATTCTGTTCTTCAATGCCTTTACAATCTGTCCTCATTGCgtgaaaatattttacaaTTTCCGGAAAAGCCAAGGGAATCTATTCAATCTAGAAAACATGACATGAAAGGCAATAAACCAAGAATATTCACCGAGGctagttttgaaaaaagtgttGTAAATACTAATGGTCATGTACCCAACTCTAGATCACAAAGCACTGATGAAGGAAAGCCTACTCCCATGAATTCCATTAGTTCAAATGCAACAGGGCATTcagagaagaagagcaaattttttaaaaactttgGCGGGAAGCATGCACAAGataattataaaaaagaaggaagcaCTGCATCATTGCCTGTTCCTAAACCCTTCTCTGGTTTGCAAGACGCTCCTCCATTGATAGTGGAAACACCTAATGAGCCTGGTGCTCCAAGTAGAATGAGCTCAGAGAACGTCACAGATAGACCCCCAGATGACCCTCGTAATATTATCGTTGGTAGAACATTCACCAATGAAAACTTCTCGAGAGGTAgtagtaatagtaataatcTCGATCCGAAAGGAGAAAGCAATAACAGCCTGCTCTATCCACTCGATAAAAGAGATACTAGAAGGtcaagttcttcttctcaaATATCGCCTGAATACAGAAAGAAGTCCGCTCTTATTCATGGACCAATCGTTAATGTTGACCATAGCTTAAATGAATCCGGTAAAGCTACCCTATATTCAAGTTTAAGGGACATCTTTGAATGCATAACTGAAAATACGTATCTAACTGGTGTCGTATCGCCTAGTTCATTTGTCGATGTTCTTAAGAGGGAGAACGTTTTATTTAATACCACTATGCACCAAGATGCTCATGagttttttaattttctgCTGAACGAATTGAGTGAATATATAGAGCGTGAGAATCAAAACATGGCCAATAGCAACAGTATTAATAACAGTTGTGGTTTGAATAAAACCGcaaatttcatcaatgatCTATTTCAAGGTACTTTAACTAATCAAATCAAATGTTTGACTTGTGATAACATAACATCCAGAGACGAaccttttttggatttccCCATAGAAGTCCAGGGCGACGAGGAAACAGATATACaagaaatattgaaaagctATCATCAACGAGAAATGCTAAATGGATCAAATAAGTTTTACTGTGATGAATGTTGTGGTTTGCAAGAAGCCGAGAGGTTGGTTGGCTTGAAACAACTGCCGGATACTTTAGCGTTGCATTTGAAGAGGTTTAAGTACTCTGAAAAACAGAACTGTAATATCAAACTCTTCAACAACATTCGCTATCCTCTAACATTGAACGTTTGCTCTTCGATAGACTCTGAAGTTTGTCAGAAATATCAATTGGCCGGAATCGTTGTTCACATGGGCGGTGGACCTCAGCATGGGCATTATGTTTCTTTGTGTAAACATGAGAAGTTCGGTTGGTTGCTATTCGATGATGAAACAGTAGAAGCAGTCAAAGAGGAAACCGTGTTAGAGTTTACTGGTGAATCTCCCAATATGGCCACAGCATACGTTTTGTTCTACAAAGCAATGCATCTAGATGcttttaataaaaatggCAGTGTTAATATATCAAATGAACATGAGGAGAATATAAACGACTTAATCAAATACGATGACTGGCTAAGAGTTAGCTACGATaatcagaaaaaaaaagaggaggTTATTACACCAGAAGAAGTGGACACTGCTTTAGACGATAGTTGTGTTTCTACTACTCCTGTTAAGCATTCtaggaaaaaatcaagaatgTTTAGTTTCAGGAAAAGTTGA
- the SEF1 gene encoding Sef1p has product MVKENSDSDQDQDFSSAHMKRQLEQQQLQQQQQSPNKKQRMPHHDDSHQINHRPVTSCTHCRQHKIKCDASQNFPHPCSRCEKIGLHCEINPQFRPKKGSQLQLLRQDVDEVKAKLDTLLANDGVFVHFLQHIPMGNSILNKLNLRPAPTPGTIIPNPDSSPSSGSPTSSTTQRDSKVSVQTYLSKEPQLLQANHSNSKNKFKTSNEPASRTTLRASSLAAGVKNKVETDPNKLPPLLNDSALPNNSKEGLPPALQMAYYRNNSATNTPNGPFSPNHASSSPHNTPATATSIMNKGPSTIIAHADTNKIPNKAKTPVVATTTTMPLLPSPHASVDEFVLGDIRISIDKANRLHHVFVTRYLPYFPIMYSNNATELYSQSQLLFWTVMLTASLSDPEPTMYSKLSSLIKQLXIXXXXXRXPRSTHISQALLILCIWPLPNQKVLDDCSYRFVGLAKSLSYQLGLHRGEFISEFTRTQTSMPNAEKWRTRTWLGIFFAELCWASILGLPPTSQTDYLLEKALSCGDEEPDKNSNNTNNNNSANVNDDENTTNTNDESPSENKYKLPERFRRLLSLANFQAKLSHIIGSSTSSPDGLLEPKYRAETLSILGKELDLLAKSLKFQNDDVVNIYFLYVKLTVCCFAFLPETPPTDQIPYVTEAYLTATKIVTLLNNLLETQQLIELPIYIRQAATFSALILFKLQLTPLLLDKYLDSARQSVVTIHRLYRNQLTAWTTSVENDISRTASMLEKLNFVLITHPEVFVEEDGIISRMRSHLTGSLFYDLVWCVHEARRREMDSEYNKQALKRAAEKRKFSSNDIYSDPSSTGGIMDRKLYPLPLYNHISRDDFETVTKTTPSGTTVTTLIPTKNALKQAEELAKTNNRDSDGSIMEINGIPLSMLGETGSVKFQSLFANTGNNNDYNNSRTVLDASTIIPVPSNSGYPLISNTISNNDPRNTNLDYHNIGLNAIPDNLSMKRSVSTPVSHLPASVPGIRNPIAGLSNTVKLAMDHQGQRQHSNLQNVAVNYNNNQFDNANPIERSQSSMSHSRTPVASKSNNMTDLHSVVSDPGSYKNNGYPPLSLFANNANNNSSRGNQQFATGGNAVTPLNYQATDSENNAKTPGNKLSDFFQQQSAGWIEGNSSNDDFFGWFDMNMEQGF; this is encoded by the coding sequence ATGGTGAAGGAGAATTCAGATTCGGACCAAGACCAAGACTTTAGTTCTGCTCATATGAAAAGACAGTTGGAGCAGCAGCAGttgcaacaacagcagcaatctccgaacaaaaaacaacgaaTGCCTCATCATGATGACAGCCACCAAATCAACCATAGGCCTGTTACCTCGTGTACGCATTGCAGGCAGCACAAGATTAAGTGCGACGCCAGCCAGAACTTTCCCCACCCTTGCTCCAGATGCGAGAAAATTGGTCTTCATTGTGAAATCAACCCCCAATTTAGGCCCAAAAAGGGCTCACAGTTACAATTATTGAGGCAAGACGTGGATGAAGTCAAAGCCAAACTAGACACCCTTTTGGCCAATGACGGCGTTTTCGTCCATTTTCTACAGCACATCCCCATGGGCAATAGCATTTTGAATAAACTAAATTTACGTCCAGCTCCGACTCCAGGCACTATTATCCCAAACCCAGATTCTTCTCCCTCATCGGGCTCTCCCACTTCTTCCACAACTCAACGTGACAGTAAGGTTTCTGTGCAGACGTATTTATCCAAGGAACCTCAACTTCTACAAGCCAATCACAGTAACAGCAAGAACAAGTTCAAGACAAGTAATGAGCCTGCTTCCCGTACAACGCTGCGTGCGTCTTCTTTAGCCGCAGGCGTGAAGAATAAAGTGGAGACAGACCCAAATAAACTCCCACCTTTGTTAAATGATTCAGCCTTGCCCAATAATTCTAAGGAAGGTTTGCCTCCTGCTTTGCAGATGGCCTATTATAGAAACAATTCCGCAACCAACACACCCAATGGTCCCTTTTCTCCAAACCATGCATCATCTTCTCCTCATAATACACCGGCTACCGCCACTTCCATAATGAATAAGGGGCCCTCTACAATTATAGCTCACGCTGATACAAATAAAATACCAAATAAAGCGAAAACACCTGTGGTGGCGACCACCACCACTATGCCGTTATTACCATCGCCGCATGCGAGCGTAGATGAGTTTGTGCTGGGCGATATAAGAATCTCCATTGACAAAGCTAACAGATTACACCATGTATTCGTGACTAGGTATCTACCTTATTTCCCTATTATGTACTCCAATAATGCCACCGAATTATACTCTCAGTCGCAATTACTCTTTTGGACCGTAATGTTGACAGCGAGTCTGTCCGATCCTGAGCCGACAATGTATAGCAAATTAAGTTCGTTGATAAAACAGCTAGYYATTKWWWYMWKKWKRMKRCGAMCMCCKAGATCTACACACATCTCACAAGCTCTACTAATATTATGTATTTGGCCTCTACCGAACCAAAAGGTTTTGGATGATTGTTCTTATCGTTTTGTGGGATTAGCCAAATCATTATCCTATCAACTTGGGTTACATAGGGGTGAGTTTATTTCTGAATTTACAAGAACTCAAACTTCAATGCCCAATGCCGAAAAATGGAGAACTAGAACTTGGTTGGGAATATTCTTTGCCGAACTTTGTTGGGCAAGTATCCTTGGCTTACCACCTACTTCACAAACAGATTATTTATTAGAGAAAGCCTTATCTTGTGGTGACGAAGAACCAGAcaaaaatagtaataatactaataataacaacagcGCTAATGTTAATGATGATGAGAATACGACTAATACAAATGATGAGTCGCCCAgtgaaaataaatacaaaTTACCAGAAAGATTTAGAAGATTATTAAGTTTGGCAAATTTTCAAGCTAAACTATCTCATATTATTGGTTCTTCCACTTCTAGTCCAGATGGGTTACTAGAACCAAAATACCGTGCGGAAACTTTATCCATCTTAGGTAAAGAATTAGACTTGCTAGCGaaatctttaaaatttcaaaatgatgaCGTTGTAAATatctattttctttatgttAAATTGACCGTTTGCTGTTTTGCTTTCCTACCTGAAACACCTCCTACTGACCAAATTCCATATGTTACAGAAGCTTACTTAACGGCCACTAAGATCGTGACTTTATTAAATAATTTGTTGGAGACCCAACAATTAATTGAACTGCCGATTTACATCAGACAAGCTGCTACATTTTCTGCGTTAATACTATTCAAGTTGCAACTAACTCCTTTACTCCTTGACAAGTACTTGGACTCTGCGAGACAATCAGTGGTCACTATCCATAGACTTTATAGAAATCAGTTAACTGCGTGGACCACGAGTGTAGAAAACGACATTTCCAGAACTGCAAGCATGTTGGAGAAATTGAACTTCGTTTTAATTACGCATCCAGAAGTGTTTGTGGAGGAGGATGGTATCATTTCCAGAATGAGATCCCATTTAACAGGTTCCTTATTTTATGATTTGGTTTGGTGTGTGCATGAGGCGAGAAGAAGAGAGATGGATTCCGAATACAATAAACAAGCATTAAAAAGAGCTGCTgaaaaaaggaagttttcttccaatgaCATTTACAGTGATCCTTCATCTACAGGTGGGATTATGGATAGGAAACTTTACCCATTACCGTTATATAATCACATTTCAAGagatgattttgaaactgtGACAAAGACCACTCCGAGCGGAACTACAGTTACGACTTTAATTCCCACCAAAAATGCTCTAAAGCAGGCTGAAGAACTTGCCAAGACGAACAACAGAGACTCTGATGGCTCTATCATGGAAATTAATGGGATACCGCTTTCTATGCTTGGAGAAACAGGCAGCgtgaaatttcaaagtttaTTCGCTAATACAGGTAATAATAACGATTACAATAACAGCAGAACCGTTTTAGACGCGTCTACCATTATACCGGTGCCCTCTAATTCAGGCTATCCATTAATCTCTAACACCATTTCGAATAACGATCCGCGAAATACGAACCTGGACTACCACAATATCGGACTCAATGCAATTCCTGATAACCTTTCTATGAAAAGATCAGTAAGCACTCCCGTGAGTCATCTACCTGCATCCGTTCCAGGAATCAGAAACCCGATTGCGGGCTTATCAAATACTGTTAAATTGGCTATGGACCACCAGGGCCAAAGACAGCATAGTAATCTACAAAATGTTGCCGTGAACTATAACAACAATCAATTTGACAACGCAAATCCCATCGAAAGATCACAAAGTAGTATGTCTCACTCTCGTACGCCCGTTGCTTCGAAGTCAAATAATATGACGGATCTACATTCTGTGGTCTCTGATCCCGGTTCTTATAAGAACAACGGATATCCGCCTTTGAGTTTGTTTGCAAATAACGCCAATAACAATAGTAGTAGGGGAAACCAGCAATTCGCCACAGGTGGCAATGCTGTAACTCCCCTCAACTATCAAGCCACGGATAGCGAAAACAATGCCAAGACTCCCGGAAACAAATTGTCGGATTTCTTTCAACAGCAAAGTGCAGGTTGGATAGAAGGTAACTCCAGTAATGACGACTTTTTTGGATGGTTTGATATGAACATGGAGCAAGGATTTTAA
- the PRX1 gene encoding thioredoxin peroxidase PRX1 — MFGRICNAQLKRTAWSVPRQAYLQCQTIKTFATAPILCKQFKQGDQPRLRINSEAPNFDADTTAGKINFHDYLGDSWGVLFSHPADFTPVCTTEVGAFAKLKPEFDKRNVKLIGLSVEDVESHQKWIQDVKEIAKVKNVGFPIIGDTFRNVAFLYDMVDADGFKNINDGSLKTVRSVFVIDPKKKIRLIFTYPSTVGRNTSEVLRVIDALQLTDKEGVVTPINWQPSDDVIIPPSVSNDEAKTKFGDFNEIKPYLRFTKSK, encoded by the coding sequence ATGTTCGGTAGAATTTGTAATGCTCAATTGAAGAGGACCGCGTGGAGCGTCCCCAGACAGGCTTACTTGCAATGTCAGACTATCAAGACATTTGCCACAGCACCTATTCTGTGCAAGCAGTTTAAGCAAGGTGATCAGCCAAGATTGAGAATAAACTCGGAGGCCCCTAACTTTGACGCCGACACGACGGCTGGCAAAATCAACTTCCATGACTACCTGGGCGATTCATGGGGGGTCTTGTTCTCGCATCCCGCAGATTTCACACCCGTATGCACCACTGAAGTTGGTGCTTTTGCCAAATTGAAGCCGGAGTTTGACAAGAGAAATGTCAAGTTGATTGGTCTTTCCGTGGAAGACGTTGAGTCTCACCAAAAGTGGATTCAAGACGTCAAGGAAATCGCAAAGGTGAAAAACGTGGGGTTCCCCATTATTGGGGACACTTTCAGGAACGTGGCCTTCTTGTATGACATGGTGGACGCCGATGGGTTCAAGAACATCAACGACGGCTCTTTGAAAACAGTGAGGTCCGTCTTTGTCATCGACcccaaaaagaagattaGACTGATCTTTACTTACCCCTCCACAGTCGGGAGAAACACTTCTGAAGTGTTGAGAGTCATTGACGCTTTGCAATTGACCGATAAGGAAGGTGTAGTCACCCCCATCAATTGGCAGCCTTCAGATGATGTCATCATCCCTCCCTCTGTCTCCAATGATGAAGCCAAGACTAAATTCGGtgatttcaatgaaatcaaacCTTACTTGAGATTCACCAAGTCGAAGTAA